A portion of the Naumovozyma castellii chromosome 2, complete genome genome contains these proteins:
- the SDH8 gene encoding Sdh8p (ancestral locus Anc_1.320), giving the protein MLSIIRTPIVMRSSLPTILQRRLISINTKETPSPPKLPKKDQEEFERLQRIASSQEAIEEYNRKIKDDVTKESLNNELLTKNDIGAFSPEFSKTIPEFEGEVNPKTGERGGPKQDPLKYGDYSFNGRVTDF; this is encoded by the coding sequence ATGTTATCGATTATAAGGACTCCAATAGTAATGCGCTCATCACTACCAACTATTTTACAAAGAAGACtcatttcaataaatacaAAGGAAACGCCAAGTCCACCAAAATTGCCAAAAAAGGATCAGGAAGAGTTCGAAAGATTACAAAGGATAGCCAGTTCACAAGAAGCTAtagaagaatataatagGAAAATTAAGGATGATGTCACCAAGGAAAGTCTAAATAATGAACTTCTCACCAAGAATGATATTGGAGCATTCTCACCAGAATTTTCGAAGACTATACCTGAGTTTGAAGGTGAAGTGAACCCTAAAACTGGCGAAAGAGGCGGACCAAAACAAGATCCATTGAAGTATGGAGATTACTCTTTCAACGGCAGAGTCACAGATTTCTGA
- the MRPL37 gene encoding mitochondrial 54S ribosomal protein mL54 (ancestral locus Anc_1.318): protein MLRLVFKRSLSTSFRVLTAEAATTANASTNIKSSCLAGTSLNLNIKKNGKDPIALEDNEYPAWLWKVLESKAPKEASDLSEQEVLAMRKKQLRKENRKKIKQNNFLSQLK, encoded by the coding sequence ATGCTACGCCTTGTGTTTAAACGATCATTATCTACTAGCTTCAGAGTTCTGACTGCAGAGGCTGCTACCACCGCTAACGCTTCAACCAATATTAAATCTTCATGTCTTGCAGGGACATCATTGAACCTGAACATTAAAAAGAATGGAAAGGATCCAATAGCATTGGAAGACAATGAATATCCAGCTTGGTTATGGAAGGTATTAGAATCTAAGGCTCCAAAGGAGGCTTCAGATTTATCAGAGCAAGAAGTTCTTGCTATGAGAAAGAAACAACTACGAAAGGAAAAtagaaagaaaatcaaaCAAAATAACTTCTTAAGTCAATTAAAATAG